In the genome of Hevea brasiliensis isolate MT/VB/25A 57/8 chromosome 14, ASM3005281v1, whole genome shotgun sequence, the window TTGATGATAAGCTctttcctttatttatttattttacaaaGTCATTAATTTGATCATAGATCACAATCAACCACATAACcagtgaaataaaaaaaattacaaaaagaaaagaagcatATGAAACTATTGGAAAACATGAAACAAAAATAGGCATATGAAACTAACTTTGTTTTTATTTGAATGGATTTCGATCTTACTCACTTTAAGAAGCAGCAAACtaatgctaataataaaatatagcCACTGAAATATGATTTCATAGCTTACCTGCCCATGCACATCAGCTGCCAAACCAGTGGCCAAAGGTTCTGTCTCTATCAAAATATCTGCAAGGTACTCCATTTGTAACATGAACCTCTCCATGTCTGAATGTATATCCTCATGATTAAGTATTACTAATGAACAACCCTGTGAAAAGAACAAGGGCACAACAAACATTGTATTACTCAaacaaaaaataaacaaataaatagaaTTATAGGAAAAGATAGACAAAAGGAGTAAAAAAGTCAAAAAATATCTTACAAAATCTGATGTTAGAGTGTGGCAATAATGCAGAAAGTCTAAGATATGATCTGAAAAGCCATAAGCAGCCACCTCCATGCGAGATACATCATCTATCGTGATGGTCACATGGTTCTTGTAGTTTTCAGGTAGGGCACGCATACTCTTTTGTATTTTTCCATACAATGCAGCAAATCCACCTTCACTCTTTTCCTCATTTCCATCTCGCCAAGAATACAATTCGAAAGGATTCCTAGTCATGAAATCACTCCAACAAAAACATGTTTAGATCAATCACCTCACTCTAATCATGGTTCATGACAAATTTCAATTAAGAGGGGTAATAACATCCCTACAAAATAAACTAACTTTGTCAAATTAATAGCTTTTAAGGACCCTGCAAAATTTCCTGCATATTGCATCATATGTGGCAACAGCAAACACATTGTATTGAGAATAATCCTCTACGAGCTAATTATAAGGCTAATAAAACCTTCAATTAACCAAGTTTAGATAAAGACATGTACAAAACACAAACAACAACAAATTTCCATTGGATggcaaaaaaaattattaaataatctaATATCATGGTCAAAAAGGTGAAACCAAAATTGAAGTACCTGATTTTCTCACCCGGACACCGTAGTGTAAGCATATCCAAGAAAAAGAACCCGCTATTATCCCTTTGTGCAGCTAGATTGCAACCCTGATAAAACAACACAGTCCAATATCATGATGAATGCAATGCCAAGAAATTTTGCGTTGATAGGGATGCTACAAGAAAATGCAAACTGATGCAATAATATATGCTTTTCTTTCTATTGGCAAGTGTGATCAGGCACCAAAATGGATATATTGTGATAACTATTATCAAATGATCCGTTTTTCAGAGTTTAAGCAGTTCCATTTTATATAGTGAGTTGCActgtattataaaaaaaaaatagaggcgCCACTCAAGAATGTGAAACATATACAATAAGGAGCACCAAGggcattttttcctttttaaaaatATCCATTTACAGTTTAGGCAATCCAAAATTGCTAAATGCAATGATAAGACAATACACAGATGCATAAAGACGGTAAGAAAAACTTTAACCTAGCAACAGGAGCTCCATTACCTCAAACTTTCAGAAGTGTTATATCGTCcaaaaaaaaactccaaatttatGCATCCAAAACCATCTTCTCAAACTACCTGGCATTTTAGTGTTGCTGCTATGCATAAACTTAGTTACACAACACATTGCCAAAGGGAGAATCTGCCTAGAAATCCATGAAATCTATGGAGTGAGATCAAAATCACAATGAATCCAAGATTCATTGCCCCTTAGCTTCACAGAGTAGagctttcttttttttcatttatttaaaaaaaatggctACTTGCAGTTCCCAGTATTGTGCTCACCAGTAGCAATTCCATATAATTTAACAGCACAGCACTGCATTTCTTATCCTGAGCAAGGAAATACTAAATCTCCAAACATGTTTAGGGTATCTAATTCTACCCCATGACCAGCAAGAAAATCTACAAAGTTAACAAATATGCT includes:
- the LOC110645439 gene encoding elongator complex protein 6-like isoform X2, with protein sequence MLTLRCPGEKIRNPFELYSWRDGNEEKSEGGFAALYGKIQKSMRALPENYKNHVTITIDDVSRMEVAAYGFSDHILDFLHYCHTLTSDFGCSLVILNHEDIHSDMERFMLQMEYLADILIETEPLATGLAADVHGQLFCSKDCASKARLIY
- the LOC110645439 gene encoding elongator complex protein 6-like isoform X1; this translates as MLTLRCPGEKIRNPFELYSWRDGNEEKSEGGFAALYGKIQKSMRALPENYKNHVTITIDDVSRMEVAAYGFSDHILDFLHYCHTLTSDFGCSLVILNHEDIHSDMERFMLQMEYLADILIETEPLATGLAADVHGQLTVLNTGICSGNGNKISNGNLKN
- the LOC110645439 gene encoding elongator complex protein 6-like isoform X3, whose translation is MLTLRCPGEKIRNPFELYSWRDGNEEKSEGGFAALYGKIQKSMRALPENYKNHVTITIDDVSRMEVAAYGFSDHILDFLHYCHTLTSDFGCSLVILNHEDIHSDMERFMLQMEYLADILIETEPLATGLAADVHGQQGLC